A genomic window from Synergistales bacterium includes:
- a CDS encoding response regulator — protein sequence MLGYTLEELPGGPLSSLNRLIHPDDLKEADALLARHLRGETERYEAEFRMRRKDGRWAWILDRGKVIDRTEEGEALRVFGTHMDITERKEAERELHKTRRQFMETVESIEEIVVQIDSDHTIQLANEAASEKLGIPGERFPGSKCHRLFHDRTEPFEDCPARRAMETGRMTSAPRTLPDGTILSRTVYPIADGEGRVTGATILAADITARREAERKLHDSRRLLIDTVESLNQNLLQIDSDFSIQLANRTVSRNLGIPQERFPGRRCYEIVHGRASPCPDCPAREAMETGGRAGAVAHYPSGRIIERTVYPITDSRGSVTGATLLAVDITERKKAEERLRADEEAARAANRAKSVFLATMSHEIRTPLNGVIGMTELLLDSSLNEEQRRFAEIVRASAESLLYIINDILDFSKIEADRLTLESESFDLRELMEDLGATLALQAHAKGLEFLCAAEPCRPMVVRGDPGRLRQILTNLAGNAIKFTERGEVVVRAAVEAEEEGALSLRFTVRDTGIGIPPEKQESLFDAFTQGDSSPTRKSEGTGLGLAISRRLVALMGGEIGLESTPGEGSTFWFTLRLPREPEGEREAPAELAGLRVLVVDDNAANREILSRQTVCWGMRPTVLADGQEALRSLRREREKGDPFKAVLLDLWMPGMDGGRLARSIRAEPPLAGLKLILLVSLGSEHLLLREQRGLFDARLSKPVRRRELRLALARTLGGGPGEPVRSEAAQGGVSPVPPERTGRILVAEDNSTNQKVLASMLDRQGRSADIVPDGGEALKALQAAPYDLVILDVQMPVMDGLETAREIRRRGIAASRGDARIPVIAMTAYALQGDRRRCLDAGMDDYIAKPVIPRDLARMLEKWLPAAGSGEHRQVQGEQPLPSSAGTVAEEGQAGNEEPLVWDSAGFLHHMEGDRDAARQIVAVFLEDAPARARELREALEQGDGQTAGKKAHSLKGIAATIGGEALRRAALAAEEAGRSGDIDRIRAHLPEVERQLERLVEELRGRGTEL from the coding sequence TCCACAAGACCCGCAGACAGTTTATGGAGACCGTGGAGAGCATCGAGGAGATCGTGGTGCAGATCGACAGCGACCACACCATCCAGCTGGCCAACGAGGCCGCGTCGGAGAAACTGGGGATTCCCGGGGAGCGTTTCCCGGGCAGCAAATGCCACCGCCTTTTCCACGACAGGACGGAGCCCTTCGAGGACTGTCCGGCGAGACGGGCCATGGAGACAGGACGGATGACCAGTGCCCCGCGGACCCTCCCCGACGGCACCATCCTGAGCAGGACGGTCTATCCCATTGCCGACGGGGAAGGCCGGGTGACCGGCGCCACCATCCTGGCCGCGGACATCACCGCGCGGCGGGAGGCGGAACGGAAGCTGCACGACTCCCGCAGACTCCTGATCGACACCGTGGAGAGCCTGAACCAGAATCTCCTGCAGATCGACAGCGACTTCTCCATACAGCTCGCCAACAGGACGGTCTCCAGGAATCTGGGGATCCCCCAGGAGCGGTTCCCGGGTCGCCGGTGCTACGAAATCGTCCACGGCCGGGCCTCCCCCTGTCCGGACTGCCCGGCCAGGGAGGCCATGGAGACGGGGGGGCGGGCTGGCGCCGTGGCGCACTATCCCAGCGGCCGCATCATAGAGCGTACGGTCTATCCCATCACCGACAGCCGGGGCAGCGTCACCGGCGCCACCCTCCTGGCCGTGGACATCACCGAGCGCAAGAAGGCCGAGGAGCGGCTCAGGGCCGACGAGGAGGCCGCCAGGGCCGCCAACCGGGCCAAAAGTGTCTTCCTGGCCACCATGAGCCACGAGATCCGCACCCCCCTCAACGGCGTGATCGGCATGACCGAACTGCTCCTGGACTCCAGCCTGAATGAGGAACAGCGGCGCTTCGCCGAGATCGTGCGCGCCAGCGCCGAGTCGCTGCTGTACATCATCAACGACATCCTCGACTTCTCCAAGATCGAGGCCGACAGGCTGACCCTGGAGAGCGAAAGCTTCGATCTGCGGGAGCTCATGGAGGATCTGGGCGCCACGCTGGCGCTCCAGGCCCACGCCAAGGGACTGGAGTTCCTCTGCGCCGCCGAACCCTGCCGCCCCATGGTGGTGCGGGGCGACCCCGGGAGGCTGCGACAGATCCTCACCAACCTGGCCGGCAACGCCATCAAGTTCACCGAACGGGGCGAGGTGGTGGTCCGGGCCGCCGTTGAGGCCGAAGAGGAAGGTGCGCTGTCGCTGCGGTTCACCGTGCGCGACACCGGCATCGGCATCCCGCCGGAGAAGCAGGAAAGCCTCTTCGACGCCTTCACTCAGGGGGACAGCTCTCCCACCAGAAAGAGCGAAGGCACCGGCCTGGGGCTGGCCATCTCCCGGCGTCTGGTGGCGCTGATGGGAGGCGAGATCGGCCTGGAGAGCACCCCCGGCGAGGGCTCCACCTTCTGGTTCACCCTGCGCCTGCCCCGGGAACCCGAGGGGGAGAGAGAGGCCCCTGCCGAACTCGCGGGCCTGCGGGTCCTGGTTGTTGACGACAACGCCGCCAACCGTGAGATCCTCAGTAGGCAGACCGTCTGCTGGGGGATGAGGCCCACCGTACTGGCTGACGGACAGGAGGCCCTGCGGAGCCTCCGGCGGGAACGGGAGAAGGGCGACCCCTTCAAGGCGGTGCTTCTGGACCTGTGGATGCCCGGTATGGACGGCGGCCGGCTGGCCCGTTCCATCCGGGCGGAGCCCCCGCTGGCGGGACTGAAGCTGATCCTGCTCGTTTCGCTGGGCAGCGAGCACCTCCTCCTGCGGGAGCAGCGGGGGCTCTTCGACGCCCGTCTCTCCAAGCCCGTGCGCCGCCGGGAACTCCGTCTGGCCCTGGCCAGGACGCTGGGAGGCGGACCGGGTGAACCGGTGCGGTCCGAGGCAGCCCAGGGCGGGGTGTCCCCCGTCCCGCCGGAGCGGACAGGGCGCATCCTGGTGGCCGAGGACAACAGCACCAACCAGAAGGTGCTGGCGAGCATGCTGGACAGGCAGGGCCGGAGCGCCGATATCGTGCCCGACGGCGGCGAGGCCCTCAAGGCGCTGCAGGCCGCCCCCTATGATCTGGTGATCCTGGATGTGCAGATGCCCGTCATGGACGGCCTGGAGACGGCCCGGGAGATCCGGAGACGGGGGATCGCTGCGAGCCGCGGCGATGCCCGGATCCCCGTCATCGCCATGACCGCCTACGCCCTGCAGGGTGATCGCCGGCGCTGTCTGGACGCCGGAATGGACGACTACATCGCCAAACCCGTCATCCCCCGGGACCTTGCCCGCATGCTGGAGAAGTGGCTGCCGGCTGCGGGATCGGGAGAACACAGGCAGGTGCAGGGAGAGCAGCCGCTCCCGTCTTCGGCTGGAACCGTCGCAGAGGAGGGGCAAGCCGGGAATGAGGAACCGCTCGTCTGGGACAGCGCGGGTTTCCTGCACCATATGGAGGGGGACCGCGATGCGGCCCGGCAGATCGTCGCGGTCTTTCTGGAAGACGCTCCGGCCCGCGCCCGGGAGCTCCGGGAAGCCCTGGAGCAAGGCGATGGCCAGACCGCCGGCAAGAAGGCCCACTCCCTCAAGGGGATCGCCGCAACCATCGGCGGCGAGGCACTCCGTCGGGCCGCCCTGGCTGCCGAGGAGGCCGGGCGGTCCGGTGACATCGATCGGATCCGGGCCCATCTGCCGGAGGTGGAGCGGCAGCTGGAGCGGCTTGTCGAAGAGCTTCGCGGAAGAGGGACGGAGCTGTAG